The genome window TTAAATACGTACTTATCGCACCAATGGTCTCAATCATGTTGCTTTACCGACGACTGATACTTCCTTGCATTAATTAAAGAGAAACGAGTAATCACAGGTCCGAACAATTCAAAAATAACTGTGGTTCCCACTAATAAGGATAGAATCTCTGAGGAATATTCGGGATATTTTTCTGTAGCCATAAGCGCCAAGCCCAAGGCAACACCTGCTTGTGGCAATAAACACCACCCAATGTACTTCTTAACGACAGGATCAGCGCCACCAAGGTTAGCACCAATATAACCACCCATGATTAAGCCAAATGAACGAGCCAAAATATAAGCTCCGCCAATGAAGCCAATAGTATGGAGTTGAGTGATGTCAAACTGGAAGCCAGCCATCAAGAAGAAAATAATCAATAGCGGCGTACTGATGCCTTCAATGGCATGGAACGGACGTTGATGGTGGGACGCAAAATTTGCCACCATTGCCCCTAACACGATGCTCGCAAGAAGATATGAAGAACCAGAGAGCTCGGCAATGCCTCCGGTCAGAAGCACAAAGCCCAAAGCTTCAATCAACAAGGGTTCCCCTTTAGACAAACGCCCCGTTAATTTTGCCATTGGCCAACCAATCACACAGCCGATCAGCACTGCCCCGCCGATCTCCCAGAAAGAGTGAAGTAACTCGTCGTAGAAGTTTGACGTTCCACCCAGAAACTCAACGATAGAAATGCATAAAGCAAAGATCAGAATCCCAAAGAAATCATCAATGGCAACCACCCGCAGTAACACCTTTGGCAGATCACCCGAGACGTGGGTTTCTTTTACCACATCAATGGTCGCAGCAGGCGCACTGGCCGGTGCAATTCCAGCCAGAAGAATGGCTACAACAATAGGAACATCCAATAGATAGAGCACCGTAAAAACAACCAGTGCCGCCCCAAGTGATTCAGACACAGTAATAGCCCAAACCACCTTGCCAGACTTCATCAAGGTTCTATATACGAACTGCTCTCCCAGTAAAAAACCGACCATGCACAAGGCAATTTGGCTCACAAACGGGAACCAGCTGTGCATGATTGGTGGAACAAGATCCAGGGCATTAGGGCTTGCCAGAGCCCCTGTTAACAACAGAATGGTGACTCTGGGAATACCCGTCCGTTTACCCAGTTCATGAGCAACTAAGCCAACCAAAAAGATCGCGCCAAGCGTGAACAGTATTACACCGCCCAAACTGATGTTATTAGAAAATTCCTGAATATGATCCATAAGGTGACTACATATACCTTAACAACTACGTTTCACTTAATGATGATTTAGCATTGATCTATTAATTGATCTGTTAAACGGTTACTCAATTCCAGAGCGTTCAAGAATCTCGGTATCAAAGCCATCAATACTCTTTTGATTCTTCTTAACCCAATACTGCTCTATTCCATCTTTGCCCTGACGCTCAGACCACTTGGTTAACTCATCCCTATCCCCCTGATAATCGAAATACGGCACAGCCATTCCGCAAGACGCTTGAACAAGGTTGATATCCAATACAAAGATCTGGCGATTCGCATCACTCTGAGGAAAGAGTTTTGAATAGTCTTCCCATTCGCTGTTTCCCCGATGCAACACGCTTGCAGAACCATAAGTTCTAAGAATTAACGGGCTTCCCTCAAAGGCGCAAAACATAAGAGTCATTCGAGGATTCTGTAACACATGGGAAGCGGATTCATTGCCACTGCCAGTTAAATTCAACCACGCAATTTTCTTAGAGTTAATGACTCTGAGAGAGTCACCGCCTTTAGGCGATAAGTTGACGGAGCCTGTTTCTGCTGCCGTCCCGACGAAATAGATTTTTTGCTCTTTTATAAAGTCGATGTGCTTATCCGAAAGCACTTCATATTGTGTTCCCATTGCACCAGTCCTTTTTATGCCGAGTTAAGCAAACAAAATAGCGATTAAAGCTCATTAAAGAAGGTAGAGATAGAAGTACCCAAGGTTTCAAGACATTGAGTTGACGCATCAACCTCAGCTCGTTTTCTTGTCTCTGAGATATCAGTATCTTTATCAGATAGCTCGATTAGAAGCTTCTTAGTCACCACATCCGTAAAAGGAAATATGCCTGTTTTAGTATCCAGCACAGCCGCCTCACATGTAGAGAACGCTTTGACCTGATCTTTACTAAACAAACGATACTCTTGAAAAATATCACTGTGAATATTGTAGATAACAAGCAGATGAGCCTGCATTCTGACCGCTGCTTCTCTCATCTGAGAAAGATTTAATTTTTCACTGGCGATGAAAGAAGGCAGTGCTACAACATTGTTTACTTGTTTGGCTGATAACAAGTTTTTAGTTAGCACATCCACGTACTGTTGCTGTAAATCGAAATAGCCTTCTGACCGCCAATAATTATAGCCGTAGTATCTGACTCCAAGGCTGGATGACCGAAGTTTGAGTAATGCCGCCCTCGCGTTTAAAGGTATTTCGAGTTTACCGTTTAAAATGGTATCCGCCGCTTCATTAGAAATATTCGCGCTGTCATTTTCAAACAGAGACGCTTTGATGGTTTCTCGTTCTTGATAGGCAGGCTCCGCGTAATAGTTTGGTTGTGAAACATCACGGCGAGCAACGGGTACAGCACAACCGGTTAAATAGCTAACAATGATTAAAGAAATAAAAATCCTCAAGACAAACTCCTTTTCCAACAGATAATGTTTAAGACAATCAACAACTAAAGGTTACCGACAGTGACGATGACCGGCAACAAATCCTATACCTCAACTTTGTACCCCAAAACCAGTTCATCACCCGGTAGCCCTCGAATTCCCCAGTTCTCTTTAGGGGTTTCAAATAGGGTTATTTCTAGATCCTGATGGCTGATTCCGGTGGCGTCGTTTATGTTTTTGAACAGCTCTCTAATCAAAGATTTCTTGGCATCCGTTGAACGCCCTTCAAACATAGAAATCTCAATGATCAGATAGTGCTCGGATCGATCATCCGGATAGATAAAAGAGTCTGTATCAAGGGAGATAAAGCGATGAAATTTCTTTTCTTTGGGATAATCGAGCGAAGACATTACAGCGCTATGAATGGCGTTAGAGATCGCCTCACGGTTTTGCTCAAGGTTAGCCTGTAATCCATATATTTTGATCTGAGCCATACAATCCATTGTTCCTAATAGTTTTTATAGCTAGTCCACCATACCAGCCTGTACTCTCTCTTCCTATATCTCAGACTGAAAATTGTCATTCATACATATAAAAAAATCCGGAGCCAAAACCTTAGCACCGGATTCTTCAACACGTTAATTCATTGTGCAATCAACGCATTAATTCATCAATCATCCATTACTCTAGCGAAGCATCCAGAACTTGCGCCATGCTCTTGCTCGATGCGTTTTGAATGTAAATGTACTTGTTCAGGAAGATATCCCAGTAATTTACTTTCTCAAAGTCGATATCCAGGTCATCCACAAAATTACCGTTATCTGCCAGCGGCGTCATGTAGTTACCAGTGTCATCCCACTGATGACCATTGTGGCGAAGGCTTTCGCTTTGAATGAATGGATAATGGTGGTTGTAATAAGAAGACGGCGCATCTGCAAACCAGGTAGTTTCGCCATCAATTTTTCTGTTCCAAACACATGAGTCATAGCTTTGAGGCTCAGATGAACCACACGAACTATGTAGAGGCACTACACTGTCGTCGTGACCTTTGATAAACAGATGAGTGATAAAGCCATACGGTTCATCACCTGCAGACGCAACTCGTAAATGAGGTATACCATCAGGGTTGCCCAAACCAGTGTTTCGAGCCTGATCAGGCTGCAAGTTATAAAGCACACCGGATTGGAAATGCTTCCCTGGCGCAAAGTATTCAACATCTTCTGTTCCCAGGAAGAAGTTAATCCAGCCATTAGCGTCATCCACTTCGTCTTGTTTTTCAGAAGAAAGCACAGTGTTTGATGCCAAATCATCCAGGAAGTTTGCCAAGTGATATAGCAAGCCCGCACCTTCAGTACCGCCTCGTGCACCCGCCAAATCCACATACGCTGTTACATCAAATGCACTTCTAGTGTTTGCATCCAACAATGAGTATTTGTTTTCTTCAACGTACTGCATCACCAGATCACCCGTTGAATGGGTAATCACCAAGCAGCCGTTGGTGCGAGAACAAAACGTTGGATCTTCTGCAAACAAATCCGAGATTTGTTGAGCGATGGTTGCCCCAATGCCTTCACCGTTAGCTTCTTCCAAGCGATAGGTTGAATCGAAATGCAAGATTTTTGCATTGTCATCGGAGTAATAAACCGCTTCTTTCGACGTGTCGTAGATATTGAAGGTATCTCCGTTCGCGTCCTTCAGCATAGGTAGGTTTTGGTCAAGCAACGTAATGCCCGTTGGATTACCTACGCTCACAGCTCCATTGCCATTATTGTAAAGATCAAAGCGATTCCAGTAGTTATAGCCAAAGCGTTTACCATCATCTTCTGTGCGTGAGACAAACACGTGTTGTAACTGGAAGCCCTGAACCAGAATGATATTTTTACCAGCTAACTGATTAGCTGAGGCATGAGTTGCACCTGCCATCAAGGCAGACAGAGCAAGTGATTTCCAAAGTTTCACGATATTCTCCTGTTTCTTTTTTGCTTATTTTTATCGTTTAGAACAAGAACTGCTTACGACCCTAATCGTCGTAACTCGTTAGCGATGCGTTGAGCCTTTTCATTAACGTAAGGCTTATCGAGGTATTCAGAAAAGTTGTAGCCTTCAACGTCATAGGCGTCTTGGTCAACTCTTCCAAATTCGGTGATGAAATCCGGTTTTGAAGGCAGTCGTTGCAGTGAAATATCCTTCAGTTCATAAGGGCCTTCAGAACCAGCTTCCTTGAGTGCCGCGATGTGCGCTTTCAGTATCAGCACACCACTACGCCCATTAACTTGTTCTTCTGCTCTTAAATTCACCAAAGGCCGACCGGTTTCGGACTCATATAAATTGGCTCTCAAACGGTGATAGCCAGGCTTTTCCGTAGAGATATAAACAGGAATGTGCAGGTATTCATCGTGTATTTCAGAAGGCGCTACCTGCTCAACTTGTGCAACGGTTGCAAGGTACTCAATACTGGTACCTCTTTGATAAGTCTCACCCAAAAATTGAAACTCTGTATCAATAGTTAATTCACGCTTCCATTCCACATCGTCAAATCTCAGTTCACTGAAATCCAACTGGTACTGATGTGCGCCATCTTCTTTCGCAATCACTGTGGCGTGTGCCAACGTTTCTCCATTACTAACTAAGCGAGCTGAAACCGCACTGTTTTCGTCCTCGGATAGCCCAGAAATCTCAGCGTCTACAACCAAATGATCGCCGTAGAAAAAGCGAAGCTGATTAGGTTTGATCGACAAAGTTGGGCTGTTCGGGTCTGTCAGTTTGGCAGGTAATTCATTCGCAATTGGGATATCCGGGAGATACTTACTGGCTAATTCGTCAGGATTAATCGGTGTAGAGAAACTTGGGTACTGAGCTTGTGCATCATACGCTTCGCTTATTTTTTGCAGCTTCATTTTCATTTCATCATCAAACTTGAAGCCTTCTTCCGTTTTTTCAACACCAGGCAACAGCTGAGGAGACGTTGTTTGAGCACTGGCAGTTTCCTGCAATTGCTTAGGTTGAGTTTGTTCTACAAGAACCTCTTCAGCCAAGGGCACGGTGTGATTTTCATTAATGACAAATGAACTGATAATTCCTATGCCACAAATACCCAGCACAGAAATCGCGCCTAACTTAATCGGATTAAGCGAATTACTCATGAGCGACCTTTTTATTGTTATTTTTATAAAAGAATAAGTGATCTGAGAGATGGGTCTACTCCCCAAATGGGGGAGGTAAGTTGTTCAAGCAAGGAAAACGAGGAAGATAAGAAAACAAAAAAGCTATTAAGAAGAGATCTGTTTTTGACTCTGAAAACGGCCCAGGATAACCATTAAAATCCCCCCCAGAACCATCAGTGTAGCGATCACAAACCGAAGCGTTATCTCTTCACCAGAGAAGACAAAACCTCCGATTGTGGCAATGATAGGCACCAATAATTGTAGGACGGCCGCTTGAATAGCAGATAGCCCTTCTAATGCCATATACCAGATGGTGTAGCCAATGCCTGACGCGAGCCCACCCGACAACATTGCCAGTACAATGCCATATAAGGTCATCTGGCTG of Litoribrevibacter albus contains these proteins:
- a CDS encoding cation:proton antiporter; its protein translation is MDHIQEFSNNISLGGVILFTLGAIFLVGLVAHELGKRTGIPRVTILLLTGALASPNALDLVPPIMHSWFPFVSQIALCMVGFLLGEQFVYRTLMKSGKVVWAITVSESLGAALVVFTVLYLLDVPIVVAILLAGIAPASAPAATIDVVKETHVSGDLPKVLLRVVAIDDFFGILIFALCISIVEFLGGTSNFYDELLHSFWEIGGAVLIGCVIGWPMAKLTGRLSKGEPLLIEALGFVLLTGGIAELSGSSYLLASIVLGAMVANFASHHQRPFHAIEGISTPLLIIFFLMAGFQFDITQLHTIGFIGGAYILARSFGLIMGGYIGANLGGADPVVKKYIGWCLLPQAGVALGLALMATEKYPEYSSEILSLLVGTTVIFELFGPVITRFSLINARKYQSSVKQHD
- a CDS encoding pyridoxamine 5'-phosphate oxidase family protein; protein product: MGTQYEVLSDKHIDFIKEQKIYFVGTAAETGSVNLSPKGGDSLRVINSKKIAWLNLTGSGNESASHVLQNPRMTLMFCAFEGSPLILRTYGSASVLHRGNSEWEDYSKLFPQSDANRQIFVLDINLVQASCGMAVPYFDYQGDRDELTKWSERQGKDGIEQYWVKKNQKSIDGFDTEILERSGIE
- a CDS encoding tautomerase family protein — protein: MAQIKIYGLQANLEQNREAISNAIHSAVMSSLDYPKEKKFHRFISLDTDSFIYPDDRSEHYLIIEISMFEGRSTDAKKSLIRELFKNINDATGISHQDLEITLFETPKENWGIRGLPGDELVLGYKVEV